A single region of the Ancylobacter novellus DSM 506 genome encodes:
- a CDS encoding secondary thiamine-phosphate synthase enzyme YjbQ: MARISRGELRESTVTRRFTAMLAVDTPGRGFTDITGAVADFLIAAGASEGEVSVFCRHTSASLAIQENADPDVRVDLLTALDRLAPEDAGWAHDMEGPDDMPAHVKAMLSGISLSVPVIGGRMALGTWQGLYLIEHRARPHQRELVVAFVGEAY, from the coding sequence ATGGCCAGGATCAGCCGCGGCGAATTGCGGGAAAGCACGGTGACGCGGCGCTTCACGGCGATGCTCGCCGTCGACACGCCGGGGCGCGGATTCACCGACATCACCGGCGCGGTGGCGGATTTCCTTATCGCCGCGGGCGCAAGCGAGGGCGAGGTGTCGGTGTTCTGCCGGCACACCTCGGCCTCGCTCGCCATCCAGGAGAACGCCGACCCGGACGTGCGGGTGGACCTGTTGACCGCGCTCGACCGGCTGGCGCCGGAGGATGCCGGCTGGGCGCACGACATGGAGGGCCCGGACGACATGCCGGCGCATGTGAAGGCCATGCTGAGCGGCATCAGCCTCAGCGTGCCGGTGATCGGCGGCCGTATGGCGCTCGGCACCTGGCAGGGGCTCTATCTGATCGAGCACCGGGCGCGGCCGCACCAGCGCGAATTGGTTGTGGCCTTTGTCGGCGAGGCCTACTAA
- a CDS encoding response regulator transcription factor produces the protein MDTTTSFRLVIADDHPLFRGALREAVSRQFPQAELFEAGGFEDLQALLEREGDLDLILLDLTMPGVRGFSGLMYLRAQYPGIPVVVVSANEEAGVIRNCMEFGASGFIPKTSAVETMREAVAAVLEGQTWTPPEVDLSGTSDKETQALVARLATLTPQQVRVLMMLSEGLLNKQIAYELGVSEATVKAHVSAILQKLGVESRTQAVIAASKIEGGTWSQTAG, from the coding sequence GTGGATACGACGACGAGTTTCCGGCTGGTGATCGCCGACGATCATCCGCTGTTCCGGGGCGCGCTGCGCGAGGCCGTTTCCCGCCAGTTCCCGCAGGCTGAGCTGTTCGAGGCCGGCGGCTTCGAGGACCTTCAGGCGCTTCTGGAGCGCGAGGGCGACCTCGATCTCATCCTGCTCGACCTCACCATGCCGGGCGTACGCGGCTTCTCCGGTCTGATGTATCTGCGGGCACAATATCCCGGCATTCCGGTGGTGGTGGTCTCGGCCAATGAGGAGGCCGGCGTCATCCGCAACTGCATGGAGTTCGGCGCCTCCGGCTTCATCCCCAAGACCAGCGCGGTCGAGACCATGCGCGAGGCGGTCGCCGCCGTGCTGGAGGGCCAGACCTGGACGCCGCCCGAGGTCGACCTCTCGGGGACCTCCGACAAGGAGACGCAGGCGTTGGTGGCCCGCCTCGCCACCCTGACGCCCCAGCAGGTGCGGGTGCTGATGATGCTGTCCGAGGGGCTGCTCAACAAGCAGATCGCCTATGAGCTCGGCGTCTCCGAGGCGACGGTGAAGGCGCATGTCTCGGCGATCCTGCAGAAGCTCGGCGTGGAGAGCCGCACCCAGGCGGTGATCGCCGCCTCGAAGATCGAAGGCGGCACCTGGTCCCAGACGGCGGGCTGA